The Eurosta solidaginis isolate ZX-2024a chromosome 4, ASM4086904v1, whole genome shotgun sequence genome includes a window with the following:
- the LOC137248705 gene encoding uncharacterized protein gives MAKKQSKQTINTDQLKKQRKKCKFFFLLNVVLEALAIGAVIFCLISSNCVLGNEVGGAVFIYLIFIFSAFIPDLVYLMLSRKLHTLGIDPLGVMFNFLIGILCILIGISLIFVLLSFCGNYAQLILVAAGVLSVCSGMLHLMNAFMCHKRLPKSERYYRTSRRRKVSMADKKKANQDRKGDKKSATKKDAKKRDAKANAKKGGKEVNKKGAKSKASPAGKKSAGKKGVK, from the exons ATGGCAAAAAAACAATCAAAACAAACTATCAACACTGATCAGCTGAAAAAGCAAAGGAAAAAGTGTAAATTCTTCTTCCTTTTGAATGTT GTACTGGAGGCTTTAGCTATAGGCGCTGTGATATTTTGTCTTATCTCTTCAAACTGTGTGCTGGGGAATGAAGTTGGTGGAGCTGTgttcatatatttaatttttatattctcTGCATTCATACCGGATTTAGTTTATCTCATGCTTTCAAGGAAACTACATACACTGGGCATTGATCCGCTG GGTGTTATGTTCAATTTTTTAATTGGTATATTATGCATCCTAATCGGTATTAGCTTGATATTTGTACTGTTATCCTTTTGTGGTAATTATGCACAACTCATATTAGTGGCAGCTGGTGTCTTGAGCGTTTGCTCTGGCATGCTTCATTTAATGAATGCATTTATGTGCCATAAAAGGTTACCCAAGTCGGAGAG GTATTATAGAACGAGTCGTCGGCGTAAGGTATCCATGGCCGACAAGAAAAAGGCTAATCAGGATCGTAAAGGCGATAAAAAGAGTGCTACGAAAAAAGACGCAAAGAAGCGTGACGCAAAGGCTAATGCTAAGAAGGGAGGCAAAGAAGTAAATAAGAAAGGTGCCAAGTCGAAGGCATCACCTGCAGGAAAAAAGTCAGCTGGTAAAAAAGGGGTGAAATAA
- the LOC137248704 gene encoding uncharacterized protein — MKKQSAVGTTTLTTEFVLKEFLMVLIQVDYTHLVVCIICGIVYIICFILEILSFSFLIYAVSSVCVGSREVSSRIWWSMNLIFVPIISDICFAIMGCLLTEPFYAPLGGCYNIVMSTLCLIAGLCAMCSYTGCGNIIQIWFIVVGLFEIIAAIIHGVFVVFVFANLDEGEALFSRAPYKS, encoded by the exons atgaagaagcaatcagctgttgggacaACAACACTTACTACTGAATTCGTCTtga AAGAATTTTTGATGGTATTAATTCAAGTCGATTATACACATTTAGTCGTTTGCATTATATGCGGAATAGTTTATATCATATGTTTT aTACTCGAAATATtatctttttcatttttaatttatgcTGTATCGAGCGTTTGCGTTGGATCACGTGAAGTCTCCAGTCGTATTTGGTGGTCAATGAACTTAATTTTCGTGCCAATTATATCGGATATCTGCTTTGCGATTATGGGATGCCTGCTGACTGAACCATTCTACGCACCACTC GGTGGTTGCTATAATATCGTGATGTCTACGCTCTGTCTTATAGCCGGACTTTGTGCGATGTGTTCTTACACTGGCTGTGGAAATATAATTCAGATATGGTTCATAGTTGTTGGCTTATTTGAAATTATCGCTGCCATTATACATGGGGTCTTCGTGGTATTTGTGTTCGCGAATCTTGACGAAGGTGAAGCACTATTCAGTAGAGCACCTTACAAATCTTAA
- the LOC137250491 gene encoding uncharacterized protein: MAINDGLPVRLTSIIIYGCCGLFEFICFVVLICYTTSICVTARENSTRIWWSMNCIMPQIVPDLVFAASGFYFEKHFYAPLGGIYNISMATLSIFAGIFAFSSFTGCGNPSQVLTTVAGIFALLAGGLHIANTFMVKRSLEGDDKLFGMSEIDDD, translated from the exons aTGGCTATAAATGATGGTTTACCAGTTCGTTTAACATCGATCATCATTTATGGTTGTTGTGGT CTTTTTGAGTTTATTTGCTTCGTAGTTTTGATTTGTTATACAACTTCAATATGTGTTACGGCACGTGAGAACTCAACACGAATTTGGTGGTCAATGAATTGCATAATGCCACAAATAGTACCAGATTTAGTATTTGCCGCCAGTGGATTCTACTTTGAGAAACATTTTTATGCGCCATTG ggtGGCATATATAATATTTCCATGGCTACTCTAAGTATTTTCGCTggaatttttgcattttcttcgtTTACCGGTTGCGGTAATCCTTCTCAAGTTCTGACAACTGTTGCTGGAATATTTGCTTTACTCGCTGGCGGTTTGCACATTGCAAACACTTTTATGGTGAAGCGCAGTCTTGAGGGAGATGACAAACTCTTTGGAATGAGTGAAATAGATGATGATTAG